One Brassica napus cultivar Da-Ae chromosome C4, Da-Ae, whole genome shotgun sequence genomic region harbors:
- the LOC106396673 gene encoding RRP12-like protein codes for MDSLCLDIETGLCLTPSEPDLPLSADFGEFMLSRLSQSKRPDHNHLCAVIDELSKALAEGNHSRTPVAYFAATCSSLDSLLSADAESPMDVVQPHVVILSLVFPKVSPGVLKRNGLALRLVLSVLRLRSVTSECLISALKCLVHLLMMGNEVSEAHSILLNLVTHSDGKVRKLANSCLRDVLEKTRGTKACQSVSGTIAESFQKHLDLAHKSEARSAEGAQQVLYLLSTLKECLALMSKKHIANVIEGFKMLMVTRDAFVARPVIDSLNALCLNPTSEVPAEALVEVLYHAAVLFSAPETSADAMTFTARLMKVGMMRAFSMNRDVCVVKLPGVFNGLKDIIASDHEEAIFAATDALKSLICSCIDESLIREGINGIRNSNLDVKKSSPTVIEKLCATVESLLDYKYHAVWDMAFQVVSTMFNKLGEESSFFMRKTLEDLSDMQGLPDEGFPYRKQLHECVGSALGAMRPETFLNIVRLNLEASDLSEVNVWLFPILKQYTVGGRLSFFTETIFRMIETMSQKAQQLKLQGLTAASRSVDSLVYSLWALLPSFCNYPVDTAESFEDLGRILCGALQTQAENRGIICTSLNILIQQNKKVVEGKEVPVNDASPALVRAIARYDSHSAAANLEVIRSCAPKLLDVLSKIFHESGKDDGGSLQSAIGNLASIAEKKTVSKLLFKTLRELLMATKTAIAEDERPVSGMDVDNAADKNSSSNLRARLFDLLVSLLPGLDGQEVDTVFSSLKPAMQDPKGQIQKKAYKVLSVILKSSDGFVSKNLEELLELMHNICHVSAKRHKLDCLYFLLAYASKTDDLKARKDIVSSFLPEVILALKEVNKKTRSRAYDVLVQIGHAYADEENGGDNEKLHGYFNMVVGCLAGEKPQMISAAVKGVARLTYEFSDLIASAYNLLPSTFLLLQRKNKEITKANLGLLKVLVAKSPVEGLHANLKSIVEGLLKWPEGTKNLFKAKVRLLLEMLIKKCGTEAVKSVMPEEHRKLLTNIRKVKERKERKYAAGSEMSRSQHSKETLSKASRWNDTKIFSDFADEDEDSDGDYMDAESNGRSKAPSVLKSKASKKHPRQSHLEVDESDDEPLDLMDRYKTRSALRSSELGRKRKADSDEEAEFDAEGRLIIYEGERSKRKEISDADSDAKSRFSVNTSRKNQKRLKTSESGYAYTGKEYASKKASGDLKRKDKLEPYAYWPLDRKMMSRRPDQRAVAVRGMSSVVKLTKRLEGKSAAEALATTKFKKFRSGKKKSAGKKKSK; via the exons ATGGATTCATTATGTCTCGACATTGAAACCGGCTTGTGCCTCACACCCTCAGAACCAGACCTCCCTCTTTCCGCTGACTTTGGGGAGTTCATGCTCTCTCGCTTATCACAATCCAAACGACCTGACCATAACCACCTCTGCGCTGTAATCGACGAGCTATCAAAAGCTCTAGCGGAAGGTAACCATAGCCGGACCCCCGTGGCTTACTTCGCCGCAACGTGCAGCTCCCTGGACAGCCTCTTGTCTGCAGACGCTGAATCACCTATGGATGTAGTCCAGCCACATGTTGTCATCCTTTCCCTTGTGTTCCCTAAAGTCTCACCAGGAGTACTGAAGAGGAATGGTTTGGCTTTGCGTCTCGTCCTCAGCGTTCTGCGTCTAAGATCAGTTACATCTGAGTGCTTGATCTCAGCATTGAAGTGTTTAGTTCATCTCCTCATGATGGGGAATGAAGTCTCTGAAGCTCACAGCATCTTGCTGAATCTTGTAACTCATTCAGATGGAAAGGTAAGAAAGCTAGCAAACTCGTGTCTCCGTGATGTCCTGGAGAAAACTCGTGGTACAAAGGCATGTCAATCAGTGAGTGGAACTATCGCAGAATCATTCCAGAAACATCTAGACCTCGCTCATAAGTCAGAAGCGCGCTCTGCGGAAGGAGCACAGCAAGTGCTTTACCTTCTCAGCACTCTAAAAGAATGCTTGGCCCTGATGTCGAAGAAACACATAGCTAATGTGATTGAGGGCTTTAAGATGCTGATGGTTACGCGAGATGCATTCGTAGCAAGGCCAGTGATCGACTCTTTAAACGCACTTTGTCTCAATCCAACATCCGAGGTTCCGGCTGAGGCGCTGGTCGAAGTGTTGTATCATGCTGCTGTACTGTTCTCGGCGCCGGAAACATCTGCTGATGCCATGACCTTCACAGCACGCTTGATGAAAGTTGGGATGATGAGGGCTTTTTCTATGAACAGAGATGTTTGCGTGGTTAAGCTTCCTGGTGTGTTCAATGGTCTGAAAG ATATTATTGCGTCTGATCATGAGGAGGCAATCTTTGCAGCAACCGATGCGTTGAAGAGTTTAATATGTTCATGCATTGATGAAAGCTTGATCAGGGAAGGCATCAACGGAATCCGGAATTCAAACTTGGATGTAAAGAAGTCTAGTCCAACAGTTATTGAAAAACTGTGTGCAACGGTTGAAAGCTTGCTTGATTACAAGTACCATGCGGTCTGGGACATGGCTTTTCAAGTTGTTTCGACCATGTTCAATAAATTAG GGGAAGAATCTTCATTTTTTATGAGGAAGACCCTCGAGGATTTATCAGATATGCAAGGTTTACCTGATGAAGGCTTTCCTTATAGGAAACAG TTGCATGAGTGTGTAGGATCAGCTCTTGGTGCTATGCGACCTGAAACATTTCTAAACATTGTGCGTTTAAACCTTGAGGCGAGTGATCTGTCTGAGGTAAACGTTTGGCTCTTCCCAATCCTGAAGCAGTACACAGTTGGAGGACGGCTAAGTTTCTTCACGGAGACTATTTTTAGAATGATAGAAACAATGAGCCAGAAAGCTCAacag CTCAAGCTACAAGGTCTTACTGCAGCATCTAGGAGTGTGGATTCTCTCGTATACTCATTGTGGGCTCTGTTACCTTCATTTTGTAATTATCCTGTGGATACTGCGGAGAGCTTTGAGGATCTGGGGAGAATATTGTGTGGAGCTCTTCAAACGCAGGCTGAAAACCGTGGAATTATATGCACCAGTTTGAATATTCTGATTCAACAAAATAAGAAAGTTGTGGAGGGTAAGGAAGTACCTGTCAATGATGCAAGTCCTGCGTTGGTTCGAGCTATCGCTCGTTATGATTCACACAGTGCGGCAGCTAATTTGGAAGTTATACGGTCGTGTGCTCCTAAGTTATTGGATGTTttgtcaaaaatatttcatgaaTCTGGCAAAGATGATGGCGGTTCTCTTCAG TCTGCGATAGGGAATTTGGCTTCCATAGCGGAGAAAAAGACTGTTTCAAAGCTACTTTTCAAGACACTGCGAGAGCTTTTAATGGCTACGAAAACTGCCATAGCAGAAGATGAAAGACCTGTTAGTGGGATGGACGTGGATAATGCTGCAGACAAAAATTCTTCTTCAAACCTTAG GGCAAGGTTGTTTGATCTGTTAGTTTCTCTTTTACCTGGTTTGGATGGTCAAGAAGTAGATACCGTATTCAGTTCTTTGAAGCCTGCAATGCAG GATCCCAAGGGACAAATTCAAAAGAAAGCGTACAAAGTTCTTTCAGTTATCTTGAAG AGTTCTGATGGATTTGTTTCAAAGAACCTGGAGGAGTTGCTTGAGCTGATGCACAATATATGCCATGTCTCTGCCAAGCGCCATAAACTTGATTGCTTATACTTCCTATTAGCTTATGCGTCAAAGACG GATGATCTAAAGGCGAGAAAGGACATTGTTTCTTCATTTCTACCCGAAGTTATACTTGCTTTAAAGGAG GtaaataagaaaacaagaagCAGAGCCTATGACGTGCTTGTTCAGATTGGGCATGCATACGCAGATGAGGAAAATGGTGGAGACAATGAGAAATTACATGGTTACTTCAATATG GTGGTTGGTTGCTTGGCGGGAGAAAAACCTCAGATGATTAGTGCTGCCGTTAAGGGAGTAGCTCGTTTGACATATGAGTTCTCCGATCTCATAGCTAGTGCTTACAATTTGCTTCCTTCAACATTTCTTCTCCTCCAGAGGAAAAATAAGGAAATCACAAAA GCAAATTTAGGTTTGTTAAAGGTGTTGGTGGCTAAATCACCCGTTGAAGGACTACACGCAAACTTAAAGAGCATTGTTGAAGGCTTACTTAAGTGGCCAGAAGGAACCAAAAACCTTTTTAAAGCAAAG GTGAGGCTTTTGTTGGAGATGCTCATCAAGAAATGTGGCACGGAGGCTGTCAAGTCTGTGATGCCTGAGGAACATAGGAAGCTCCTTACAAACATCCGAAAG GTTAAGGAACGTAAAGAGAGGAAATATGCAGCTGGCTCTGAGATGAGTAGATCTCAGCATTCAAAAGAAACCCTATCAAA GGCCAGCCGGTGGAATGATACCAAGATATTTTCTGATTTTGCGGATGAAGACGAGGACAGCGATGGAGACTACATGGATGCAGAGTCGAATGGCCGTAGCAAGGCTCCCTCTGTATTGAAATCTAAAGCATCCAAAAAACATCCGAGGCAGAGTCATCTTGAAGTTGACGAGTCAGATGATGAACCGCTTGACTTAATGGACCGATACAAAACAAGATCAGCCCTTCGATCAAGCGAGCTTGGCAGAAAACGGAAAGCTGACTCGGATGAAGAAGCAGAGTTTGATGCGGAAGGACGGCTAATCATCTACGAAGGAGAGAGatccaaaagaaaagaaatctcTGATGCAGATTCGGATGCCAAGAGCAGGTTCTCTGTAAACACATCGAGGAAGAACCAGAAGAGGTTAAAGACATCAGAGTCTGGATACGCTTACACAGGGAAAGAGTATGCAAGCAAAAAGGCAAGTGGGGATCTTAAGAGGAAAGATAAGCTTGAACCGTATGCATATTGGCCACTTGACCGTAAGATGATGAGCCGTAGACCAGATCAGAGGGCGGTTGCAGTCAGAGGTATGTCTAGTGTGGTTAAGCTGACGAAGAGGTTGGAAGGTAAGAGCGCTGCGGAAGCACTTGCCACTACTAAGTTCAAAAAGTTCAGGAGTGGTAAGAAGAAATCGGCTGGGAAGAAGAAAAGCAAGTAA